One Pseudopipra pipra isolate bDixPip1 chromosome 28, bDixPip1.hap1, whole genome shotgun sequence genomic region harbors:
- the NCAPH gene encoding condensin complex subunit 2: protein MTARTPRCAAAASPAPRALGSAGTPVLAECPGNDDERERRQRRRSRAADFSLGLGSPAPRQEGWQLPQWSNVQISEHYSTCIRLSTENKITSRNAFGLHLIDYMTEILKQKNSELTSFKVAAGTLDASAKIYSVRVDTVYADTYKVLGGLGKDSAPAKGLDSPGEEDSSAPEAVKKVQPKKKQSFKTIEQNLNNINVSEANRRWKVDPMFQKAAAAFDECSTAGIFLTRLRSQNFHSELQFESRIVPLPSSETLSLPNSDPVKMMGLKSLLAQCVEKRPICSSLAGFQFTKWDEESHEESVLALLDKFKKSEHMFDPNAEVESDGEGCAPLLPEDDFHSDSPGSRAAKKLGDITDNINSFGTISQNQSKRTDGTLFGEGDVETMCLHLSMNPGEYSYFSPRTLSMWAGPQHWRFKPRHTSNANSEKETRKRNVKKVFELDFDENVDFEAYFRKTKASVTLAKSILERQNVRSTTLPADFTYNPQNMLQLFLKPLVKLNRTSKPVTPLENEAEIGDYDYDNPNDTSNFCPALQVADSDDDNNPSEFLGQTEEFNPQGLQLNRVDVTTYGELNLIAEPQKINKIEIQYAKTAKKMDMRRLKENMWQLLTDGQKKGTVGEVEDAEKEKDTSVVAGEKKLSNITEDLLHRLPAAMATNLSVPLAFMCLLHLANEKSLKLEGTEDMSDVLVTQDN from the exons ATGACCGCCCGCACCCCGCGCTGCGCCGCCGCAGCCTCTCCGGCCCCGCGGGCCCTGGGCAGCGCCGGCACCCCCGTGCTGGCCGAGTGCCCCGGCAACGACGATGAGCGcgagcggcggcagcgccggcgctCCAGGGCCGCCGACTTCTCGCTGGGCCTCGGCTCCCCCGCGCCCAG GCAGGAGGGCTGGCAGCTCCCGCAGTGGAGCAACGTGCAGATCTCGGAGCACTACAGCACCTGCATCCGCCTCTCCACGGAAAAC AAAATCACCTCGAGAAATGCCTTTGGTTTACATCTCATCGACTACATGACTGAGATCCTGAAGCAGAAGAACTCTGAGCTCACCAGCTTCAAG GTCGCAGCTGGAACGTTGGATGCCAGTGCCAAGATCTACTCTGTGCGTGTGGACACGGTCTATGCAGACACCTACAAAGTCCTTGGGGGCTTGGGCAAGGACTCAGCACCTGCCAAGGGCCTGGACAGCCCAGGGGAAG aaGACAGTTCAGCTCCTGAGGCCGTCAAGAAAGTTCAGCCAAAGAAAAAACAGTCCTTCAAAACCATCGAGCAGAATTTGAACAACATCAATGTGTCAGAGGCCAATCGCAGGTGGaag GTGGATCCCATGTtccagaaagcagcagcagcctttgatgaatgcagcactgctgggatttTCCTCACTCGTCTGCGCTCCCAGAACTTCCACAGCGAGCTCCAGTTTGAGTCCAGGATTGTCCCTCTCCCTTCCTCGGAGACTCTCTCGCTGCCAAACTCAGATCCCGTGAAAATGATGGGTTTAAAGT ccctgctggctcAGTGTGTTGAGAAACGTCCcatctgctcttccctggctggttTCCAGTTCACAAAGTGGGATGAAGAGTCCCATGAGGAG TCAGTGTTGGCCCTGCTGGATAAATTTAAGAAAAGTGAGCACATGTTTGACCCCAACGCGGAGGTGGAGAGTGATGGGGAGGGCTGTGCTCCCCTCCTGCCAGAGGATGACTTCCACTCGGAttcccctgggagcagagcagcaaaaaAGCTTGGGGATATCACAGATAACATCAACTCCTTTGGAACAATCAGCCAGAACCAGAGCAAGAG GACTGACGGGACTCTTTTTGGAGAGGGAGATGTTGAGACCATGTGCCTTCACCTCTCCATGAATCCAGGGGAATATTCCTACTTCAGTCCCCGCACTCTGTCCATGTGGGCTGGCCCCCAGCACTGGCGCTTCAAACCTCGCCACACAT CCAATGCCAACTCTGAAAAGGAGACCAGGAAAAGGAATGTAAAGAAAGTGTttgagctggactttgatgagAATGTTGACTTTGAGGCCTATTTCCGTAAGACCAAG GCATCTGTAACTCTGGCCAAATCCATCCTGGAAAGACAGAATGTGAGAAGCACCACGCTCCCTGCAGACTTCACCTATAACCCTCAGAACATGCTCCAGCTGTTCCTCAAACCACTTGTTAAG CTCAACAGGACGTCGAAGCCAGTCACCCCCTTGGAGAACGAAGCTGAGATTGGGGACTATGACTACGACAACCCCAATGACACCTCCAActtctgccctgccctgcag GTCGCAGACAGTGACGATGACAATAACCCTTCTGAGTTCCTGGGTCAGACAGAGGAGTTCAatccccaggggctgcagctcaACAGGGTGGACGTCACCACGTACGGGGAGCTGAACCTCATCGCTGAGCCCCAGAAG ATCAATAAAATTGAAATTCAATATGCAAAGACTGCCAAGAAAATGGACATGAGGAGGCTGAAGGAAAACATGTGGCAGCTGTTGACTGATGGGCAGAAGAAAGGGACAGTGGGAGAG GTAGAAGATGCTGAGAAAGAGAAGGACACGTCAGTGGTGGCAGGAGAGAAGAAGCTGAGCAACATCACAGAGGACCTGCTGCACAG GCTTCctgctgccatggcaaccaACCTGTCCGTGCCCTTGGCCTTCATGTGCCTCCTGCACTTGGCAAATGAGAAG AgtctgaagctggagggcaCAGAGGACATGTCTGATGTCCTGGTGACACAAGACAACTGA
- the LMAN2L gene encoding VIP36-like protein isoform X1 — protein MAAVERWRAGMALLALLALGLSRVLAEQTEEHLKREHSLSKPYQGVGSASSGLWDLLGNAMVMTQFIRLTPDVQSKQGAVWNRVPCYLRDWEMQVHFKIHGQGKKNLNGDGFAIWYTKDRMQPGPVFGSKDNFLGLGVFVDTYPNEEKQQEAQKRRYSPGNQRVFPYISAMVNNGSLTYDHDRDGRPTELGGCTAMVRNLPHDTFLVIRYVKRRLTVLIDIDGKHEWRDCIDVPGVHLPRGYYFGTSSVTGDLSDNHDIISLKLYQLTVERTPEEEKRDREVFLPVVDNLKLPGMEAPLEPMSGLALFLIVFFSLVALVFAIVIGIIVYNKWQEQSRKHFY, from the exons ATGGCGGCGGTGGAACGGTGGCGGGCCGGGATGGCCttgctggccctgctggcctTGGGGCTCAGCCGGGTCCTGGCCGAGCAGACCGAGGAGCACCTCAAGCGCGAGCACTCGCTGTCCAAGCCCTACCAGG GTGTGGGATCGGCCAGCTCGGGGCTGTGGGACCTGCTGGGCAACGCCATGGTCATGACCCAGTTCATCCGCCTCACCCCTGACGTGCAGAGCAAGCAAGGAGCCGTGTGGAACCGCGTG cCCTGTTACCTGCGGGATTGGGAGATGCAGGTGCACTTCAAAATCCATGGACAAGGCAAGAAGAACCTGAACGGGGATGGCTTTGCCATCTGGTACACCAAGGACAGGATGCAGCCGG GACCTGTGTTTGGAAGCAAGGATAACTTCCTCGGCCTGGGAGTGTTTGTGGACACTTATCCAAACgaggagaaacagcaggag GCTCAGAAGAGGAGGTACAGCCCAGGAAACCAG CGGGTGTTCCCCTACATCTCAGCCATGGTGAACAATGGCTCCCTGACCTACGACCACGACCGGGACGGACGCCCCACggagctggggggctgcacGGCCATGGTGAGGAACTTGCCCCACGACACCTTCCTGGTCATCCGCTACGTCAAGAGGAGGCTCACG gttttgATCGACATCGATGGGAAGCACGAGTGGAGGGACTGCATCGACGTGCCGGGCGTGCACCTGCCCCGAGGGTACTACTTTGGGACGTCCTCGGTCACCGGGGACCTGTCAG ACAACCATGACATCATCTCACTGAAGCTGTACCAGCTCACAGTGGAGCGAACACCGGAGGAGGAAAAGCGGGACAGGGAGGTGTTCCTGCCTGTTGTGGACAACCTGAAACTGCCTGGAA tggAAGCACCTCTGGAGCCCATGAGTGGCCTGGCCCTGTTCCTCATCGTGTTCTTCTCGCTGGTGGCCCTCGTCTTCGCCATCGTCATCGGCATCATTGTCTACAACaagtggcaggagcagagccggAAACATTTCTACTGA
- the LMAN2L gene encoding VIP36-like protein isoform X2, translating to MAAVERWRAGMALLALLALGLSRVLAEQTEEHLKREHSLSKPYQGVGSASSGLWDLLGNAMVMTQFIRLTPDVQSKQGAVWNRVPCYLRDWEMQVHFKIHGQGKKNLNGDGFAIWYTKDRMQPGPVFGSKDNFLGLGVFVDTYPNEEKQQERVFPYISAMVNNGSLTYDHDRDGRPTELGGCTAMVRNLPHDTFLVIRYVKRRLTVLIDIDGKHEWRDCIDVPGVHLPRGYYFGTSSVTGDLSDNHDIISLKLYQLTVERTPEEEKRDREVFLPVVDNLKLPGMEAPLEPMSGLALFLIVFFSLVALVFAIVIGIIVYNKWQEQSRKHFY from the exons ATGGCGGCGGTGGAACGGTGGCGGGCCGGGATGGCCttgctggccctgctggcctTGGGGCTCAGCCGGGTCCTGGCCGAGCAGACCGAGGAGCACCTCAAGCGCGAGCACTCGCTGTCCAAGCCCTACCAGG GTGTGGGATCGGCCAGCTCGGGGCTGTGGGACCTGCTGGGCAACGCCATGGTCATGACCCAGTTCATCCGCCTCACCCCTGACGTGCAGAGCAAGCAAGGAGCCGTGTGGAACCGCGTG cCCTGTTACCTGCGGGATTGGGAGATGCAGGTGCACTTCAAAATCCATGGACAAGGCAAGAAGAACCTGAACGGGGATGGCTTTGCCATCTGGTACACCAAGGACAGGATGCAGCCGG GACCTGTGTTTGGAAGCAAGGATAACTTCCTCGGCCTGGGAGTGTTTGTGGACACTTATCCAAACgaggagaaacagcaggag CGGGTGTTCCCCTACATCTCAGCCATGGTGAACAATGGCTCCCTGACCTACGACCACGACCGGGACGGACGCCCCACggagctggggggctgcacGGCCATGGTGAGGAACTTGCCCCACGACACCTTCCTGGTCATCCGCTACGTCAAGAGGAGGCTCACG gttttgATCGACATCGATGGGAAGCACGAGTGGAGGGACTGCATCGACGTGCCGGGCGTGCACCTGCCCCGAGGGTACTACTTTGGGACGTCCTCGGTCACCGGGGACCTGTCAG ACAACCATGACATCATCTCACTGAAGCTGTACCAGCTCACAGTGGAGCGAACACCGGAGGAGGAAAAGCGGGACAGGGAGGTGTTCCTGCCTGTTGTGGACAACCTGAAACTGCCTGGAA tggAAGCACCTCTGGAGCCCATGAGTGGCCTGGCCCTGTTCCTCATCGTGTTCTTCTCGCTGGTGGCCCTCGTCTTCGCCATCGTCATCGGCATCATTGTCTACAACaagtggcaggagcagagccggAAACATTTCTACTGA